One window of the Eucalyptus grandis isolate ANBG69807.140 chromosome 6, ASM1654582v1, whole genome shotgun sequence genome contains the following:
- the LOC104434192 gene encoding annexin D1, with amino-acid sequence MSTLTVPQPVPPVANDCEQLRKGSLYLLCAASSDSLIACFFGRRWSCSILSLQICDLLGHRGLIGGTNEKLIISILGHRNAAQRKLIRQTYAETYGEDLLKALDRELTNDFERLVVLWSLDPAERDAYLANEATKRWTSSNQVLMEIACTRSPQQLLMARQAYHARYKKSLEEDVAHHTTGDFRKLMVPLVSSYRYDGDEVNMTLAKAEAKILHKKISEKAYSHEDLIRILATRSKAQVNAMLNHYKNEFGNDINKVSWNFYEPDLSCSFTYMSKAYSSSRMKSAWVVFFLVNSHVVKRQLQDVLFQNIEM; translated from the exons ATGTCGACTCTCACCGTCCCGCAGCCAGTGCCCCCCGTGGCTAATGACTGCGAGCAGCTCCGGAAAGGTTCACTCTATCTTCTTTGCGCTGCCTCCTCCGATTCTCTTATCGCGTGTTTCTTCGGTCGTCGATGGTCGTGCTCCATTCTTAGTCTTCAGATCTGCGATCTGCTCGGACATCGCGGTTTGATCGGA GGAACAAATGAGAAGCTGATCATATCCATATTGGGTCATAGGAATGCGGCGCAGAGGAAGCTGATTCGGCAAACCTATGCCGAGACTTACGGCGAGGACCTCCTCAAGGCATTGGACAGAGAACTTACCAATGATTTCGAG AGGCTGGTGGTCCTTTGGTCACTTGATCCGGCTGAACGTGATGCGTACTTGGCGAATGAAGCGACGAAAAGATGGACTTCAAGCAACCAGGTTCTCATGGAAATAGCCTGCACGAGGTCTCCGCAGCAGTTGCTTATGGCAAGACAAGCATATCATGCTCGATACAAGAAGTCGCTGGAAGAGGACGTCGCTCACCACACAACTGGAGATTTTCGTAAG TTGATGGTACCTCTTGTGAGCTCCTACCGTTATGATGGAGATGAGGTGAATATGACTTTGGCAAAAGCAGAGGCTAAG atactcCACAAGAAGATCTCAGAGAAGGCTTACAGCCATGAGGATCTCATAAGGATTTTGGCTACTAGGAGCAAAGCACAAGTCAATGCTATGCTGAATCACTACAAAAATGAGTTTGGAAATGATATCAACAAGGTGAGTTGGAATTTCTATGAACCGGACCTTTCATGTTCTTTTACTTATATGTCTAAAGCTTATAGCTCCTCAAGGATGAAGAGTGCCTGGGTAGTGTTCTTTTTGGTTAATAGTCATGTTGTTAAGAGGCAACTTCAAGATGTCTTGTTTCAAAACATTGAGATGTGA
- the LOC120294438 gene encoding predicted GPI-anchored protein 58 → MPRRPSALPFRCYRRRQPRLHRLPVTASTPLLLLLRPAQPAPSHQPPRAPAPSAADPRPIDDTTAAVLICPLERSTPADVSRTAAARAPLVVAPPCPCTVPHHRARISAPRLNALPALPATPSPIDPRGPDAEPRLASPVPDPPAKPLRLQICDPDAREASPPADPSPPQHRDQIPRVAVPFAALPSEPSTCARDAGRDLACRYSSRRHCSPPIRSLLVLIAGAPTINSRWTSTEAAKS, encoded by the coding sequence ATGCCCCGCCGACCCTCTGCACTCCCCTTCCGCTGCTACCGACGTCGACAGCCGCGCCTCCACCGCCTGCCGGTCACCGCCTCCACACCGTTGCTGCTGCTCCTGCGCCCCGCACAGCCCGCGCCCAGTCACCAACCACCGCGTGCCCCTGCTCCGAGTGCTGCTGATCCGCGCCCGATAGACGACACCACTGCCGCTGTCCTGATCTGCCCACTTGAACGCTCGACTCCGGCAGATGTGAGCCGGACCGCTGCTGCCCGAGCACCGCTGGTCGTCGCACCACCGTGCCCCTGCACCGTGCCGCACCATCGCGCTCGGATCTCCGCGCCGCGCCTCAACGCCCTGCCGGCCTTGCCCGCAACACCGTCGCCGATCGACCCACGCGGCCCCGACGCTGAGCCCCGCCTTGCGTCGCCTGTCCCCGATCCGCCCGCGAAGCCGCTCCGCCTGCAGATCTGTGACCCAGACGCCCGTGAAGCCTCTCCGCCTGCAGATCCGAGCCCACCGCAACACCGCGACCAGATTCCCCGAGTTGCAGTCCCATTCGCTGCCCTGCCGTCGGAGCCGAGCACCTGCGCCCGCGACGCCGGCCGAGATCTCGCCTGCCGCTACTCCTCGCGACGCCACTGCTCGCCGCCGATCCGCTCGCTGCTGGTCCTcatcgccggagctccgacgattAACTCCCGGTGGACCTCCACCGAAGCTGCCAAATCgtga